ACATAAGTCCATTTCTTTTATAAATAATTGTGAATGATTAAGTTAAATAGCCATTACCAACTACTCACATTGTTCATCGCAAGTATCCGCCCAGCTCCAACAAACTCCCCAAAACATCATCCGCAGCAGGCAGTTCCCCATAGACAATAGCCCCCAGACCATCACGATATGCGGGCAGCAGGGACTTCCATACGGCATCTGTATCAGAAAAAATGGGACACTCGGTAATATTCATATCCACCCACTTTGCATCACCGACCGGAGCTTCCTGATCGAATTTGCGCACGACCTCAAGAAGTTGCAGGAAATCAGTAGAGTTGAGAAACTTCTGAATCTCTTCCCGCTGCATGAGCTGGTGGATGTCGTAAATATGCCTGATCTTGTGACGCAGGGATTCAATTGGATTGTCGCTGCAAGATGCTTTTACAATCGCCATGACCTTTTCCGTGAATGTCCGCTCAAGACACAAGACTTGAAATGAAAAAGGCTCAAGGCAAAACTCTTCGATAAGCGCATCCTCTCCCCTGCTTCTCAGGAAGTCATAAATATACGTAGAGATCGGCAACGGCTGGTATGGCGA
This region of Desulfovibrio sp. JC022 genomic DNA includes:
- a CDS encoding nucleotidyl transferase AbiEii/AbiGii toxin family protein, with the protein product MRLHESNELFRDAIQATAEHLRLQSIFIEKDYWLTLALYRIAQTDLADVTVFKGGTSLSKAYGCIERFSEDVDLAVITKQGIASNQIKKLLKKITEVASTDLTEEPTESSKGSMIRKIYYSYPQTFEGAFGPISNKILLEVNAFAHPSPYQPLPISTYIYDFLRSRGEDALIEEFCLEPFSFQVLCLERTFTEKVMAIVKASCSDNPIESLRHKIRHIYDIHQLMQREEIQKFLNSTDFLQLLEVVRKFDQEAPVGDAKWVDMNITECPIFSDTDAVWKSLLPAYRDGLGAIVYGELPAADDVLGSLLELGGYLR